A genomic stretch from Oryzias latipes chromosome 24, ASM223467v1 includes:
- the LOC101171376 gene encoding spore wall protein 2 isoform X8 codes for MTEGHEVRSSVTTTMVIDSKNGEAGTPSGRMSKKTFTDDLHSTFSSPLAWILVLALLITWTCVFVIMFDLMDYKTISDHPPSGIRKVWKDPGRRGGINKISSDPMKVVNDAVEESSNVFTAIINFGASLIAPEEEGTIYAVRKKVLEMQIQKEVTDVEEEEEEEEDEEELVKEEGEEDDDDEYEEYDEEEFAEEYEDYYGEDAEAEEEEEEEGEEDEEEEEWEGEEEELEEEEVDEDEDGAEDEGEEVVDEDEEGIEEEEEGEEEKVVDGDEEEEEEGEVEEVGEEDEEGAEEEEEGEAEEVVEEDEEGTEEEEEGEEEEVVDGDEGDEEEEEEGEVEEDGEEDEEGAEEEEEGEVEEGENMETEEDGDEEEEQGGVSEEDIVEEGEEEELEKMEEEDKEAKEDKDEKLQEDITEDEDDKDIEEDKAVEPPADEDMGEVEAEEADEDDEAPATADQVEDKDEAEPEPKPEDKDEDDLEEEAADEDENKDEKMSEAEEEDEAVATDEPVEEEEEESSEEVSPEPVFTSEDEEFALSMDSEAEALDDLKESDEDLTLSDEGDTTGDEEVFDSSDVSESLLLSSDEEEGKDESSDEDVPTSDSDDLPADTDDDLSLDLPPLVIDSEDEEEDDLKPLGEEDLPPLPPIKNDDERDEEDLKFTDDDLDQSEEDDSIATSEHFADDEEEEEDIEDEDFDEDVLVTVDEKNKDEPEDDDDHDEEESIIPLSSASDSGVLGDEDEKDDISIKLDEGFSGDLSTSDDYESQDENEEEEEDEEFKESYSDEEELSEDEEEDDNILLAAAAAAALPHQEEAPKTDEAEGGEELTQDEDEDELVEAETDSSQLDEEDEEEEVGETKADSKVHEQEDKEEEDDEDNEEERATVNVMKPLPEVEDEAAEPEPGECPCLHSAKSKEPPSGKSKGAPRRVSALRRRKGLESVSPVEKLQKQGLPRIADLDSKPKRVRLAPLLKAKLKQKSKAAKKEKETKKQEHLTESAPEVGPCRPAPVYCPSPAGWYVHHIVTDNPYPPPTVSAPSAPVVTVHPGGPPHPPVYHQQSPPPLMQPLYAPYQPYPPLYQPVAPPPQEVVDPVQPIQPEEPEAPEHKEAVQPEVQTTAPAPPDVPAAPPAPPQEPETVVEEDKSAPTKKATKKKVKAADSVKELTAKKEKPKSKAVTKKGPAAATQKRKSTSAKTAAVKRKVKASAEKKDPDPKVRPLRYRYKRLQDEKRANVTSSIRKESPVRSSKSGKPRLRLQPQKKTAKAERKPVKQAEDKEKHPPQIMNGKRPSSYPVSEVYPKEDVKAEDNVTEKKKSGQKFFQCIYVPGKSVQYPLRPFTPAMSPAMLSPAIRSMLEQQRAARAAGQ; via the exons GAGGCATCAATAAAATCAGCTCTGACCCCATGAAGGTGGTGAATGATGCTGTGGAGGAATCATCAAACGTTTTCACTGCGATCATAAACTTTGGGGCCAGCCTGATCGCTCCCGAAGAAGAAG GAACTATATATGCAGTTCGGAAAAAAG TTTTAGAAATGCAAATTCAGAAGGAAGTGACAGAtgtggaagaggaggaggaggaagaagaggatgaggaggagttAGTAAAAGAGGAGGGTGAGGAAGACGATGATGATGAGTATGAAGAATATGATGAAGAGGAGTTTGCTGAAGAATATGAAGATTATTATGGTGAAGAtgcagaagcagaagaagaggaggaggaggaaggcgaggaggatgaagaagaagaggagtgGGAAGGAGAGGAAGAAGAATTAGAGGAGGAAGAAGtagatgaggatgaagatggaGCTGAAGACGAAGGGGAAGAAGTAGTAgatgaggatgaagaaggaattgaagaggaggaggaaggggaggAAGAAAAAGTAGTAGAtggagatgaagaagaggaggaagaaggggaggtggaggaagtaggagaagaggatgaagaaggagctgaagaagaggaagaaggggAGGCAGAAGAAGTAGTAGAAGAGGATGAGGAAGGaactgaagaggaggaggaaggggaggAAGAAGAAGTAGTAGATGGAGATGAaggagatgaagaagaggaagaagaaggggaggtggaggaagatggagaagaggatgaagaaggagctgaagaagaggaagaaggagaGGTGGAAGAAGGAGAAAACATGGAAACTGAGGAGGAtggggatgaagaggaggagcaagGTGGAGTCAGCGAGGAAGATATTGTGGAAgagggggaggaagaggagttaGAGAAAATGGAAGAGGAAGATAAAGAAGCgaaggaagacaaagatgaaaaaTTGCAAGAAGACatcacagaggatgaagatgacaAGGATATAGAAGAGGACAAAGCAGTTGAACCGCCTGCTGATGAAGACATGGGTGAGGTGGAAGCAGAGGAAGCAGATGAAGATGACGAGGCACCTGCAACTGCAGATCAAGTAGAAGACAAAGATGAGGCGGAACCTGAACCAAAGCCTGAGGATAAAGACGAGGATGATTTAGAAGAGGAAGCAGCTGATGAAGACGagaacaaagatgaaaaaatgtctgaggcagaggaggaagatgaggctGTAGCCACAGATGAGCcagttgaagaagaagaagaagagtccTCTGAGGAAGTTTCCCCTGAACCTGTTTTCACGTCAGAGGATGAAGAGTTTGCTCTGTCCatggattctgaagctgagGCACTTGATGATCTGAAAGAGAGTGATGAAGACCTAACTCTGTCTGATGAAGGAGATACAACTGGTGATGAAGAAGTTTTCGACTCTTCAGATGTCAGTGAATCGTTACTTCTTTCAAGTGATGAAGAGGAAGGAAAAGATGAGAGTTCAGATGAGGATGTTCCAACATCTGACAGTGATGATTTACCTGCAGACACTGACGATGACTTGAGTCTTGATCTTCCTCCTCTTGTGATCGATAGcgaggatgaagaagaggatgatCTTAAACCTCTTGGTGAGGAAGATCTTCCTCCTTTACCTCCAATCAAAAATGAtgatgaaagagatgaagaaGATCTGAAATTCACAGACGATGATTTGGACCAATCCGAGGAAGATGACTCCATCGCAACCTCTGagcattttgctgatgatgaagaagaagaggaagacatTGAGGATGAAGATTTTGACGAAGACGTCCTTGTAACAGTAGACGAAAAGAACAAGGATGAACCTGAGGATGACGACGACCACGATGAGGAGGAATCCATCATCCCCTTGTCGTCAGCTTCAGATAGTGGAGTTTtaggtgatgaagatgagaaaGATGACATCTCCATAAAGCTTGATGAAGGCTTCAGTGGGGACTTATCAACAAGTGATGACTATGAATCACAGGACGaaaatgaggaggaagaggaggacgaaGAGTTCAAAGAATCTTACAGTGATGAGGAGGAACTAagtgaagatgaagaagaggatgatAACATCTTGTTGGCAG CTGCGGCTGCAGCAGCCCTCCCTCACCAGGAGGAGGCACCAAAGACCGATGAAGCTGAGGGTGGAGAGGAGCTCACACAGGATGAGGATGAAGAcgagctggtggaggcagaaACAG ATTCCAGCCAGCTggatgaggaagatgaggaggaagaagtTGGAGAAACCAAGGCAGATTCCAAAGTGCATGAACAGGAGGATAAGGAAGAGGAAGATGACGAAGACAACGAAGAAGAAAGAGCAACAGTGAATGTGATGAAACCTTTGCCTGAGGTGGAAGACGAAGCAGCGGAACCTGAACCTGGAG AGTGTCCCTGTTTGCACTCCGCAAAGAGCAAAGAACCTCCTAGCGGAAAAAGCAAAG gtgCTCCCAGGAGGGTTTCCGCTTTGAGAAGGAGAAAAG GTCTGGAGTCTGTGAGCCCTGttgaaaaactccaaaaacaag GTCTTCCCAGAATTGCAGATCTGGACTCGAAACCTAAGCGGGTCAGACTTGCACCTCTTCTCAAAG CCAAATTAAAACAGAAGAGCAAGGCTGCAAAGAAAG AAAAAGAGACCAAAAAGCAGGAACACCTCACTGAATCTGCACCTGAAG ttggTCCATGCAGACCTGCACCAGTTTACTGCCCCTCCCCTGCAGGCTGGTATG ttcatCACATAGTAACAGATAATCCATACCCTCCTCCGACGGTGTCAG ctCCATCTGCTCCGGTTGTGACGGTCCATCCTGGAGGTCCACCACACCCACCGGTTTATCACCAACAATCTCCTCCGCCCCTGATGCAGCCTCTGTATGCTCCATATCAACCATATCCACCTCTGTATCAGCCGGTGGCACCGCCTCCACAAGAGGTGGTGGATCCGGTTCAGCCAATCCAGCCCGAGGAGCCGGAGGCTCCAGAACACAAGGAAGCAGTCCAACCGGAGGTCCAGACTACAGCTCCTGCTCCACCTGATGTTCCAGCTGCACCTCCAGCTCCACCTCAAG AACCAGAGACTGTTGTGGAAGAAGATAAATCAGCCCCTACCAAGAAAG ctacaaagaaaaaagtcaaggCCGCTGATTCAGTGAAAG AGCTGACtgctaaaaaggaaaaaccaaaaagtaaaGCAGTGACTAAAAAAG GGCCTGCAGCTGCAACACAGAAACGGAAATCAACATCTGCAAAGACAG CAGCTGTCAAGCGCAAAGTCAAAGCATCTGCAGAGAAGAAAG ATCCCGATCCAAAAGTACGTCCCCTGCGGTACAGATACAAAAGACTTCAAGATGAAAAGAGGGCGAATGTGACGTCTAGCATCAGAAAAGAATCACCTGTCAGGTCATCTAAATCAG GGAAGCCAAGGCTAAGATTGCAGCCACAAAAGAAAA CTGCAAAGGCTGAAAGGAAACCTGTCAAACAAGCTGAAG aCAAAGAGAAGCATCCACCGCAAATAA TGAATGGAAAAAGACCTTCTTCCT ATCCAGTTTCTGAGGTTTACCCAAAAG AAGACGTCAAGGCTGAAGACAATgttacagaaaagaagaaatcaG GCCAGAAATTCTTTCAGTGCATCTACGTTCCGGGTAAAAGTGTCCAGTATCCTCTCCGACCCTTCACGCCTGCCATGTCGCCCGCCATGCTTTCCCCTGCCATCAGGTCCATGCTGGAGCAGCAGAGAGCAGCTCGGGCAGCGGGACAGTAG
- the LOC101171376 gene encoding probable serine/threonine-protein kinase kinX isoform X9, giving the protein MTEGHEVRSSVTTTMVIDSKNGEAGTPSGRMSKKTFTDDLHSTFSSPLAWILVLALLITWTCVFVIMFDLMDYKTISDHPPSGIRKVWKDPGRRGGINKISSDPMKVVNDAVEESSNVFTAIINFGASLIAPEEEGTIYAVRKKDTSWLEEEEELKSWKGKGEFLPPRSKVLEMQIQKEVTDVEEEEEEEEDEEELVKEEGEEDDDDEYEEYDEEEFAEEYEDYYGEDAEAEEEEEEEGEEDEEEEEWEGEEEELEEEEVDEDEDGAEDEGEEVVDEDEEGIEEEEEGEEEKVVDGDEEEEEEGEVEEVGEEDEEGAEEEEEGEAEEVVEEDEEGTEEEEEGEEEEVVDGDEGDEEEEEEGEVEEDGEEDEEGAEEEEEGEVEEGENMETEEDGDEEEEQGGVSEEDIVEEGEEEELEKMEEEDKEAKEDKDEKLQEDITEDEDDKDIEEDKAVEPPADEDMGEVEAEEADEDDEAPATADQVEDKDEAEPEPKPEDKDEDDLEEEAADEDENKDEKMSEAEEEDEAVATDEPVEEEEEESSEEVSPEPVFTSEDEEFALSMDSEAEALDDLKESDEDLTLSDEGDTTGDEEVFDSSDVSESLLLSSDEEEGKDESSDEDVPTSDSDDLPADTDDDLSLDLPPLVIDSEDEEEDDLKPLGEEDLPPLPPIKNDDERDEEDLKFTDDDLDQSEEDDSIATSEHFADDEEEEEDIEDEDFDEDVLVTVDEKNKDEPEDDDDHDEEESIIPLSSASDSGVLGDEDEKDDISIKLDEGFSGDLSTSDDYESQDENEEEEEDEEFKESYSDEEELSEDEEEDDNILLAAAAAAALPHQEEAPKTDEAEGGEELTQDEDEDELVEAETDSSQLDEEDEEEEVGETKADSKVHEQEDKEEEDDEDNEEERATVNVMKPLPEVEDEAAEPEPGECPCLHSAKSKEPPSGKSKGAPRRVSALRRRKGLESVSPVEKLQKQGLPRIADLDSKPKRVRLAPLLKAKLKQKSKAAKKEKETKKQEHLTESAPEVGPCRPAPVYCPSPAGWYVHHIVTDNPYPPPTVSAPSAPVVTVHPGGPPHPPVYHQQSPPPLMQPLYAPYQPYPPLYQPVAPPPQEVVDPVQPIQPEEPEAPEHKEAVQPEVQTTAPAPPDVPAAPPAPPQEPETVVEEDKSAPTKKATKKKVKAADSVKELTAKKEKPKSKAVTKKGPAAATQKRKSTSAKTAAVKRKVKASAEKKDPDPKVRPLRYRYKRLQDEKRANVTSSIRKESPVRSSKSGKPRLRLQPQKKTAKAERKPVKQAEDKEKHPPQISQKFFQCIYVPGKSVQYPLRPFTPAMSPAMLSPAIRSMLEQQRAARAAGQ; this is encoded by the exons GAGGCATCAATAAAATCAGCTCTGACCCCATGAAGGTGGTGAATGATGCTGTGGAGGAATCATCAAACGTTTTCACTGCGATCATAAACTTTGGGGCCAGCCTGATCGCTCCCGAAGAAGAAG GAACTATATATGCAGTTCGGAAAAAAG ACACAAGTTggttggaggaggaagaagagttgAAGAGTTGGAAAGGAAAAG GAGAATTTCTGCCACCAAGAAGTAAAG TTTTAGAAATGCAAATTCAGAAGGAAGTGACAGAtgtggaagaggaggaggaggaagaagaggatgaggaggagttAGTAAAAGAGGAGGGTGAGGAAGACGATGATGATGAGTATGAAGAATATGATGAAGAGGAGTTTGCTGAAGAATATGAAGATTATTATGGTGAAGAtgcagaagcagaagaagaggaggaggaggaaggcgaggaggatgaagaagaagaggagtgGGAAGGAGAGGAAGAAGAATTAGAGGAGGAAGAAGtagatgaggatgaagatggaGCTGAAGACGAAGGGGAAGAAGTAGTAgatgaggatgaagaaggaattgaagaggaggaggaaggggaggAAGAAAAAGTAGTAGAtggagatgaagaagaggaggaagaaggggaggtggaggaagtaggagaagaggatgaagaaggagctgaagaagaggaagaaggggAGGCAGAAGAAGTAGTAGAAGAGGATGAGGAAGGaactgaagaggaggaggaaggggaggAAGAAGAAGTAGTAGATGGAGATGAaggagatgaagaagaggaagaagaaggggaggtggaggaagatggagaagaggatgaagaaggagctgaagaagaggaagaaggagaGGTGGAAGAAGGAGAAAACATGGAAACTGAGGAGGAtggggatgaagaggaggagcaagGTGGAGTCAGCGAGGAAGATATTGTGGAAgagggggaggaagaggagttaGAGAAAATGGAAGAGGAAGATAAAGAAGCgaaggaagacaaagatgaaaaaTTGCAAGAAGACatcacagaggatgaagatgacaAGGATATAGAAGAGGACAAAGCAGTTGAACCGCCTGCTGATGAAGACATGGGTGAGGTGGAAGCAGAGGAAGCAGATGAAGATGACGAGGCACCTGCAACTGCAGATCAAGTAGAAGACAAAGATGAGGCGGAACCTGAACCAAAGCCTGAGGATAAAGACGAGGATGATTTAGAAGAGGAAGCAGCTGATGAAGACGagaacaaagatgaaaaaatgtctgaggcagaggaggaagatgaggctGTAGCCACAGATGAGCcagttgaagaagaagaagaagagtccTCTGAGGAAGTTTCCCCTGAACCTGTTTTCACGTCAGAGGATGAAGAGTTTGCTCTGTCCatggattctgaagctgagGCACTTGATGATCTGAAAGAGAGTGATGAAGACCTAACTCTGTCTGATGAAGGAGATACAACTGGTGATGAAGAAGTTTTCGACTCTTCAGATGTCAGTGAATCGTTACTTCTTTCAAGTGATGAAGAGGAAGGAAAAGATGAGAGTTCAGATGAGGATGTTCCAACATCTGACAGTGATGATTTACCTGCAGACACTGACGATGACTTGAGTCTTGATCTTCCTCCTCTTGTGATCGATAGcgaggatgaagaagaggatgatCTTAAACCTCTTGGTGAGGAAGATCTTCCTCCTTTACCTCCAATCAAAAATGAtgatgaaagagatgaagaaGATCTGAAATTCACAGACGATGATTTGGACCAATCCGAGGAAGATGACTCCATCGCAACCTCTGagcattttgctgatgatgaagaagaagaggaagacatTGAGGATGAAGATTTTGACGAAGACGTCCTTGTAACAGTAGACGAAAAGAACAAGGATGAACCTGAGGATGACGACGACCACGATGAGGAGGAATCCATCATCCCCTTGTCGTCAGCTTCAGATAGTGGAGTTTtaggtgatgaagatgagaaaGATGACATCTCCATAAAGCTTGATGAAGGCTTCAGTGGGGACTTATCAACAAGTGATGACTATGAATCACAGGACGaaaatgaggaggaagaggaggacgaaGAGTTCAAAGAATCTTACAGTGATGAGGAGGAACTAagtgaagatgaagaagaggatgatAACATCTTGTTGGCAG CTGCGGCTGCAGCAGCCCTCCCTCACCAGGAGGAGGCACCAAAGACCGATGAAGCTGAGGGTGGAGAGGAGCTCACACAGGATGAGGATGAAGAcgagctggtggaggcagaaACAG ATTCCAGCCAGCTggatgaggaagatgaggaggaagaagtTGGAGAAACCAAGGCAGATTCCAAAGTGCATGAACAGGAGGATAAGGAAGAGGAAGATGACGAAGACAACGAAGAAGAAAGAGCAACAGTGAATGTGATGAAACCTTTGCCTGAGGTGGAAGACGAAGCAGCGGAACCTGAACCTGGAG AGTGTCCCTGTTTGCACTCCGCAAAGAGCAAAGAACCTCCTAGCGGAAAAAGCAAAG gtgCTCCCAGGAGGGTTTCCGCTTTGAGAAGGAGAAAAG GTCTGGAGTCTGTGAGCCCTGttgaaaaactccaaaaacaag GTCTTCCCAGAATTGCAGATCTGGACTCGAAACCTAAGCGGGTCAGACTTGCACCTCTTCTCAAAG CCAAATTAAAACAGAAGAGCAAGGCTGCAAAGAAAG AAAAAGAGACCAAAAAGCAGGAACACCTCACTGAATCTGCACCTGAAG ttggTCCATGCAGACCTGCACCAGTTTACTGCCCCTCCCCTGCAGGCTGGTATG ttcatCACATAGTAACAGATAATCCATACCCTCCTCCGACGGTGTCAG ctCCATCTGCTCCGGTTGTGACGGTCCATCCTGGAGGTCCACCACACCCACCGGTTTATCACCAACAATCTCCTCCGCCCCTGATGCAGCCTCTGTATGCTCCATATCAACCATATCCACCTCTGTATCAGCCGGTGGCACCGCCTCCACAAGAGGTGGTGGATCCGGTTCAGCCAATCCAGCCCGAGGAGCCGGAGGCTCCAGAACACAAGGAAGCAGTCCAACCGGAGGTCCAGACTACAGCTCCTGCTCCACCTGATGTTCCAGCTGCACCTCCAGCTCCACCTCAAG AACCAGAGACTGTTGTGGAAGAAGATAAATCAGCCCCTACCAAGAAAG ctacaaagaaaaaagtcaaggCCGCTGATTCAGTGAAAG AGCTGACtgctaaaaaggaaaaaccaaaaagtaaaGCAGTGACTAAAAAAG GGCCTGCAGCTGCAACACAGAAACGGAAATCAACATCTGCAAAGACAG CAGCTGTCAAGCGCAAAGTCAAAGCATCTGCAGAGAAGAAAG ATCCCGATCCAAAAGTACGTCCCCTGCGGTACAGATACAAAAGACTTCAAGATGAAAAGAGGGCGAATGTGACGTCTAGCATCAGAAAAGAATCACCTGTCAGGTCATCTAAATCAG GGAAGCCAAGGCTAAGATTGCAGCCACAAAAGAAAA CTGCAAAGGCTGAAAGGAAACCTGTCAAACAAGCTGAAG aCAAAGAGAAGCATCCACCGCAAATAA GCCAGAAATTCTTTCAGTGCATCTACGTTCCGGGTAAAAGTGTCCAGTATCCTCTCCGACCCTTCACGCCTGCCATGTCGCCCGCCATGCTTTCCCCTGCCATCAGGTCCATGCTGGAGCAGCAGAGAGCAGCTCGGGCAGCGGGACAGTAG